The Tamandua tetradactyla isolate mTamTet1 chromosome 23, mTamTet1.pri, whole genome shotgun sequence genomic interval gcccccacctcaccccccctttcctttctcttcttggaaGGCCCTTTGATTTGCACCCCTGATGATTAAATTTGACCATGTAAGTCATATTTTCACGAAGCAAATAATTTGAAACCAAGGCAAGTTCACTATTTCTTCAGAAACCGTAGGGTAACGATTGTTGTTTTCAGACTGCGATTTATCCTTAGCAGTCTCATTCCTGGGCTTTGATTCATCAgagcatttgaaattatttacatCCTAGAAAATTGACAGTGTACATATTCCAAGACTGGCTATTGTGTGATCCCCTTGAACTTAAAATTATTTAGAGATTGTATTGTTTCCCAGGCGTGTTTCTCTGAAATTTAGCTTCAGATTCCTTATTAATAGGTGAAATTAGTAGGGGATATCTCAGGATTAGTTGAGAAGGCATTCCCAGTCAAAGTCATGCTTTTCCCAGTAAATAAGAACCATTAAGTAGAAGGTCTTACCATAAGAAAAGCCCAAAGGTGAAGTATTTTACGTGTAAATGAAAGctggatttctttaaaaatgtcttttaatagGTTTGAGTTCCCCGAACAGTTACCACTTGATGAATTTTTGCAAAAAACAGATCCTAAAGACCCAGCAAATTACATTCTCCATGCAGTCCTGGTTCACAGTGGAGATAATCACGGTGGACACTATGTGGTCTATTTGAACCCCAAAGGGGATGGCAAAGTAAGTCTAGGGGCATGGGGGGAGTGGGTACTGGTAAATGAGAAGTGGGAAAGGAATTTCATTTGGAAGCTGAACTTCAGCCTTTTCCAGTTCCTGCTTGATGGACTTGTTCCATAAGGTTCTTTCATGGCCTCTGATTTGTACATGTGTTCTCTGGCTGCTAAATCATGTGCTGTTTTCCTATCCCTTTAATTATGGGCACTGGAATGGTAAACAATAAATAAGGGAGGCATATGTTATGTAGGCATCTCATCATTATGAGTAATGAACTTCAGGTCCTGCAGGATGCTTCTTTTCAGTTTATGAATAATAGTAGTCTCCCCCTGGCTTGGGTCGAGGGGAAAGCCTGCATTGCATGCTTTCTGCATGCCCCTTTGTCAACCCTGTGCAGTGCTCCATAGTTCCCTTTTTCAGGGAATCTCATCATTCGACCTGTACCCAACCCCTGGCAGTGTGGGCAGCTCAGAGGATGTGatgcccatttcacagacaagGGTGTTGGGCCCACAGGGTCCTGCCCAGCACACCCTGAGGGCATTTGATGGCCAGATCCCCAAAGCACCAGGTGGCTCTTAAACACAACAAGAGCACCTTTAACTATAGACATAGCCAGTCCCGTTTAAAATGGCTTGGCCCAAGATGGGACGATAACTAGTTATGTACAAGTTGTGCTggccttttttctgtttttcttaagcCAGACTCTTACCAGCTGAGATAAAATGTCATGAGGGAGATGAAAatgtctcatttaattttataacctTACGTGATATTTCAGTTTTACTAGCTGAGTTATACATGCTCTTATATAGCTTTATTTCCTTAAAGACTTGGTAGTGGCAGTCGATGGAGCCTGAGTGGAAAATGGTCTGCTTGAGTAGATTACCCTAACTGCCTGTGGGTGGATGCTAGCAGAGAATATTGAATGGGCAAGAAGTGAGTTTTTAGAGGCCTGTCCACATGCAGTACATCATCGGTtgatacattttagaaaaatgctGCTTTCTGATGCTGAGCGCTTTTCATCGCCTTGTTGCTTTTCTTTGCAGTGGTGTAAATTTGATGACGATGTGGTATCAAGGTGTACTAAAGAGGAAGCCATTGAGCACAATTACGGGGGTCACGACGATGACCTGTCTGTCCGACACTGCACTAATGCATATATGTTAGTTTATATCAGGGAATCAAAGCTGAGTGAGTAAAGTTGGTTTTGATATTCATTTCCCTGGTGAGCTTTTCCTCTTGTACCTTGAATCCCTCCACTGCCCTGGCATTTTATGCCACTTAACAGTGGGCCTGAGCCATATTGCCTTCCCAGTAACATTTTCTGCCTTTACTGCTGTACTTGCAATGTCATAAGCAATTTGAGTTGGGCTGTGGATTTTGAAGTGGGTATCAAGTAATTGCACTTTAATAGGTTATTTTGTTTATGACATAGAGTTGGGGCCTTCTAAAGAGGGGGAAATAGAATCCTCAGAAAGGTGAAAGAAGACACATTTGTCACTGCAGGTGAAGTTTTACAAGCTGTCACAGACCATGATATTCCTCAGCAGTTGGTGGAACGACTACAAGAAGAGAAGAGGATCGAGGCTCAGAAGCGGAAGGAGCGGCAGGAAGCCCACCTCTACATGCAAGTGCAGGTCAGCGTCTGTGAGCCCCAGGCCCTCGGGTGGAAGGGAAGGTAGTGGGGCCATTGCGGAGGGGAATCGGCTGCAGGTGCTTGGACCAGCAGGAGGGTCTCAGGCCAGGAATAGTGGTTAACAGACCAGCATGCTTACATATGAGTGTGTCTGGGCAGCTCccgtaacatttttaaaatctggtaCTTACTGGGTGGCTGCTAAGGCCACTTCCCTGAACCTTTGGAATTCACATGCTAGTTAAGGAGGAAGGATTTACATGTGGGAAGTAATTGAGTCCACCAGACAGAGCAATGATGAGTTGTTGGTTCGTGTTTACAAAAAGTGCAAAGGGGATTAGAGAAGTGAGTTGTTCAGTGGAAGGATGCAAAACATGAAACGAGTTCAAGTTTGGAGGAGAAGCGGAATCTGACTGGGCAGGTACAAGGTGAAGAAAGGGCTGGAGGAAGGTCCTCTAGGCAGACTGGAAAAGCACGGCAGATGGGCAGGGAAGGACAGCTCTGTCGGAGGAGGTTTGTCTCAGATGGTTGTGGTTCACAAGTCAGTTTGCAGTATAAGGACATATAAAGAGACCTTTCTGTTAGCAAGGTGAATATCTGGAAAAGAGGTATACTGCATCGAAGTATCTTAAGAACATATTTGGAGATCACCCACAGGTGATACCTAGCTCTAAGCTAGTGCATGTTAGATGAGTCATGGGTGAGGTGATGGCTGTGATTACAGTTTAAAATAAagcgtttgttttgttttagtcttTGTAAGTACTTAGATTAAGTTCTTTTCCTTTGatgatatttttatcttcttgaagacatttctttGAAACCAAAGACTACTTGATTTTAgcatttttctcttcaaatcCAGTCTGATTGGATGTGGtggttcttgtttgtttttacgTTAACTGGAAATGGTCCTGTGTTTCAATGCATGTCTCTAGATCGTCGCAGAGGACCAGTTCTGTGGCCATCAAGGAAACGATATGTATGATGAAGAAAAAGTGAAGTATACTGTGTTCAAAGTGCTGAAAAACTCTTCTCTTGCGGAGTTCGTCCAGAGCCTCTCCCAGACCATGGTGAGCGCAGCTGTCCTGGGGTGGTGCACCTTGGACTCCCAAGTCCCAGCCCCTCTGTATGTGACTAGATAGGGAAAGTCCTAGGTGGCCTCTGTGGGCAGTGAGCTTGCAGGTTCCTTCTAGCTGTGACAACAGTGACCCCATGGCAGTTCTTGTCTGAGTTGTGAGTACAGGTGGGTAAGAAAATACTGAGCTCTTGACTTGGGTACAGGTAAATCTACAGGATTTCAGAAATGACATGCTTCTGCCCTTTTGGCCTAATCTTTGAATAGAATCTGCAAAGAAGGGAGTTGAATATGAATATTCATCCTTCCCTTTGTGTTTTTTGGGCTGCATCACTGTCCAAATTGATGACAGGAGCTGAAATTGTGACTTACTGTCTTATAATCACAAAGTTGTCAGTGATTAAACTGTGTGCTAATTTTTAACTCATTCGTTAATTTTTTCCAGGGATTTCCACAAGATCAAATTCGATTATGGCCCATGCAAGCAAGGAGTAATGGAACAAAACGGCCAGCAATGTTAGATAACGAAGCAGACGGcaataaaacagtaaatattGTTGATGGTACCATATCTCATTTAGAATTATGCAGAAGGCTTTTTGTCCTCTGCGGTTAGTGCAACTTGTTTCCCTTTTGCTCCGGTTAAataaaattggacattttcttcagTGCCAAAGTATAATTTTCACGCTGTCACCTGAGCCTGTAAAAATCTTCTACAATTAGCATTTCTTTTGGAAATAGATGATTGAACTCAGCGATAATGAGAATCCTTGGACAATATTCCTGGAAACAGTTGACCCTGAGCTGGCCGCTAGTGGCGCAACATTACCCAAGTTTGATAAAGATCGTAAGTGCCCACAAAATGCCCAGTTACTTTTAGAGCAGAAAAGTCGTGTCTCTGCTTGTATGTTCTGCACACACAGGTTTACAGGTGCTTCCCCTGTAGAAAAGCCAATTCCCACTGTGTTCAGGGCTTCCTGACAAAGCAAAATCGGACTGTGGCTATGTCTTCTAGTGGGCAAAGGCCAAGGTAGCAGCTAGGTTGAGCCATCACAGATGTTAGAGCTTTACCCTCGGCCCCCAGGTTCTGCTAATCGCTTTGGTCTCCTGTATGGTTGACAGATGATATAGAGTGGAGGGTCGCGGACTTTTTCTATCAAAGGCCAGGTGGCAGATATCTTAGGCAGCATGAGCCATGTAGTCTGTCTGCCGCTGTGGTATGAAGCAGCCAGTTGCTATAGAATTAAAGATCTTTATTGCTGTGGACGGTCACTTCTCTGGCAGAGACATAGCCGCTGACACACATGCCCATGGGAACACTCAACTAGCTAGTTATGGTTAGCGCCAGGTTTTGAGGAGAGGATACCTGAGTTCACTATCTTTCCCTTTTGCTCCGGTTAAataaaattggacattttcttcagTGCCAAAGTATAATTTTCACGCTGTCACCTGAGCCTGTAAAAATCTTCTACAATTAGCATTTCTTTTGGAAATGCTTAGCACCATCTTTCTTTACTGCCTCAAACGCAGCATTTCTCATGGATTTGCTGTTTGGAAACTATCTCTAAGTCACAGGACTGAGTCAGCCTCATCTGATATAGTAAGCTCTGAGTTGTCTTAAGCTGTCGTTTCCAGTCACTGTGCTGCTGAGcttactgttatttatttatttttgacgtTGTATTGAGTGTTTGGATCCTAAGAAACCTGTCTGTGTACCTTATAGATGATGTGATGTTATTTTTGAAGATGTATGATCCCAAAACACGGAGCTTGAATTACTGTGGGCATATCTACACGCCGATATCCTGTAAAATACGTAAGTCCTCACTGCACTTGCCTCTGAAGTAGATCTTGCTAAAGTCTTGGTACTATACAGTAatggatgtttttatttttccttttcctaggtGACTTGCTCCCAGTTATGTGTGACAGAGCAGGATTTATCCAAGATACTAGCCTTATCCTCTATGAGGTTTGGAtggtttatttttccataatCATTTTTTCTTAGTAGCAGAGACAGATTGTTTAGCTAGTGCTGAATTTGCTACCATTAAGGCTGCAGTGACTGTTAGAGGACTTGGGTGATTTCGGGTGATCATCCCATctttatattcagttttttgtcTCTGTTTAGGGTCCTTGATTATTGTGTCCTTCTGGATACTAGTATTTTCCACTAGCACTCGAACTTATTAAAACTGTAGGGTGAATAGAATGGCGTGTAAAGATATATCAAAAAGTAAATGACATATTTTGTGGTCATATTAAACATTAGATGAATCTTGCGTTGTAaccattttctatttttgctaCAGGAAGTTAAACCGAATTTAACAGAGAGAATCCAGGACTACGACGTGTCTCTTGATAAAGCTCTTGATGAACTGATGGATGGTGACATTATAGTGTTCCAGAAGTATGTCCTTTTTAAAAGGAGTTTATCACCAGGAAGCAAAATTGTATCTCAACCCTGAGCTGTATTTTGTTTGAAAAATCTGAGAATGTTTGACAAAAGTTGAATTCTCTGGGTTTTAGAATTATGGATGGTGATCTTTTTACATCATTTAATGCTCTCATTTCTTATAAGTGTCTATGTAAGAATGATTACTGTGAGCACAAAAAGAGAAATCTTTACAGAATAGCAAAATTGCATTCCTTCCTTTAGAAGCTGCGTAGTTCCCTGTGAACATGCCTGCTCGGGTGATTAATGTGTGTCCGCAGGCACAGTCTGGGGTTTTGGCACTTGGTGTGTGAAAGGACCTCATGTTGCTCTGGGCCTTTTCCCACCCTCAAGCCTCTGGCAGGTGGTCCTGAGCCCAGGCTGCAGGAAGGGGGCAGGAGCCAGGAGCAATCACCGTGCGGAACTGCTTTGGGGGCCAGCGAGTGAATGTTACGGGTTTAGCATGCATCCAGTGCTGCTGTTCTAGCATGAAAGCCGGACGTTGTTTCCTGACTCTGGTCAGGAAAATGGGCCCATGCAGATGCCAGCTCTGTGGGCAAGGCACTTTGTCTTAAGGCTATTTCCCTGTCTGTAACAGAGGAGAGGGTGAGGCtagcttatttttttgtttatttttgtagtAAGGAGTTTCCTACAGTGCCTGATAAACAGTGCGTCTTCTGGCTAAATTTGTCCTTTTTGGACCTTGTACACAGAGCTGGTTAGAATTAGGCTCCTTAGTGTCCTGAAGTGGGGACATGACTCTATCTcgcaaaaaaaattattgatgtcATTGTGTagaagatgatgctttcttttttttttttttaaccatttacccccccacacccccagcatGGACTTCTGTTCAATCTGTAAACTGTTTTGTTTTCAGGGATGACCCAGAAAATGATAACAGTGAATTACCCACTGCAAAAGAATATTTCAGAGACCTCTACCACCGTGTTGATGTCATTTTCTGTGATAAAACGATCCCTAATGATCCTGGTTTTGTCGTTACGTTATCAAATAGAATGAATTATTTTCaggtatttaataaattcccctttccctTATGAGTTCACACCGGAAAGatcaatttctcctttaaaatgcTTGCTGACGAAGCTGTCTAATGGATTTGATTCAGAAAAAGCTTGTTATGGTCCCAGTGTTTGGGGGGACGTTTTCTGGTTGAAGTGGATTAGTGCTAATATGGGAACAAGaacttcttttttattcctttcccaTGGTAGTGGTGCCATGTCTGAGCTTTTGTCCCACAGCATCCTCTGAACCCTTGGCATGATTTGATTTAAGAGGTAGTAGTTTTTAATAACGTCTTTGCTTCAGTTACCACAGACCAAGTGTATAATCTTTAGAAACTACCACTAAAAAacatctgaaaattaaaaaaaaaaaaagaaaaaacctgataGGACCCACCATGGACATGAAGGCCACAGAGGCCCTGTTCCTATGGCGATGAACAAAGGGGTTGAGCCTATTTCTGTCGTATGGTACATTTCTAGCAGAATTTAAATTCAGGCTgttcttttaattcctttattaACTTAACCAAACACTTAGTCATCTGTTAAGCTAATGAGCAAATTCACTTCTTTACCAAAACGTGTGTCTTCCTTTCTGTCTTCTGATTCATTTCCTTCTCCCAGGTTGCAAAGACAGTTGCACAGAGGCTTAACACGGATCCAATGTTGCTGCAGTTTTTCAAGTCTCAAGGGTAAGCCATACTCCTGGGCATGTGTTGTTTGCTCTTTATCACATGCTTTCTCCATAGTTCATCGAAACATCTTGAAACTAATTTTAATAAGTAGCTAGCCACTTCACCTGACATTCCATTTCTtagtttcagaaatagaaataccaCCGCTCACATCTTGACCACACCTCTGCAAGATTTCGAAATAATTGATAGCCTCATCTAAAACCAGACTCACTTTAGAGACATCATCAGTGCACCTCCCATGTGTCCAGCTGGGTTGGTGCCTGCCACGCCGCCATGGACTGGTCCCTATTGTAGACAGAGCAGATGAAAGCGGGACAGCAAGAGGGGCTGAATTCTCAGGAATTGGGGGTCTTATGGGCCCATATGTCAGGGCTAGGTGTAAGAAGCCAGTGATTTGCTTTTATGCTCACTCACAGATTATTTGTTTTAGGCCAATAAACAAGTCATTTATTTATATGCTGTTTTCTTGTGTAGTTATAGGGATGGCCCAGGTAAtcctcttagacataattatgaAGGTACTTTAAGAGATCTTCTACAATTCTTCAAGCCTAGACAACCTAAGAAACTTTACTATCAGCAGGTATGCGTCCCAATTAACGTAACTGTGGGTAATACAAAGAGAAGGCTTGGGTTTTTTATGAAGCatttctaaaatgagtctcttttttcttaatagcttaAAATGAAAATCACAGACTTTGAAAACAGGCGAAGTTTTAAGTGTATATGGTTAAACAGCCAGTTTAGGGAAGAGGTAAGTTCCCTTTCATAttacaaatttttgtttttatcagagCTTGTTTTCTATTCCAGTCTGTCCCTTGACCTTTGAAACTAGAACAACAAAAGGAGAGCAATCAGGCAGTGAGAGCAAGGGTTAGGGCTCAGGCCGCAGGGTTAGAAGACTGGAACTGGCAGCAAGCTCTGTCTTCTCCCGCCTTCCACCTCCTTCTGAAGCCTTCGTGGTGAACAGCAGTGTTGAGTTACCCGAGTCCTGCAGTAACCATTATCTCACTGATTGGGAAACCCTGACGTTTGTACATTGCCACTTGTCCCAGGGCATTGTCTCTCTCAAAGAAACATGCAAAACTATTTCTGCCTTGGCCAGACCTGGACAAGTACAGCCGGCCTGACTCTGttctgccatttttattttgaagcttCTATAATGGCCAGTCCAACTTTTTGTGCTCCACCCACACAGAAGGTACTTGTTCAGCCCCAAGCCTTGTCTTGCCCTTTGCAGTTGGATTTTGGGGGCAGAAACTTAATTTCTGACCCTCCCAAATCTCATCTAGCTAGATTGTTGGCCCAGGTAGCCCCTGCCTGTTTGGATTCCTAGTCTTTAACCTTTCTGGGCTCACTAGTACCAGGAGATTTGAGACATGTATCACAGACACTCTCATCCCTGTGGAGTGATCAGGAGGAGGCTACAAAGGCTTTTGATCGTATCTAGATTGGCATGTATTCCTTTCCTCACTCCAAGAACCAGGGAgagttttatgtatttatttattttaaaagtacttttacTGAGGTgtcttcatgtaccatacagtccatccagcGTATATAATCAGTGTCTTAcagtctcatcacatagttgtgtattcatcatcatgatcatttttggaacgtttgcatcaccccagaaaaagaaaaggacaaaagaaaaaaaaacacgcaTCCCATGCTGTTTacccccttccctctcattgaccactagtattgcactttacccaatttttttaaccccttatcactcctattgtttgtttatttttgtccttatatttttactcatttgtccataccctggagcATCAcccacaaggttttcgcaatcacacagtcacattataaaagctgtatcattatacagtcttcttcaagaatcaagggtactggaatacagttgaacagttcagatacttccctctagctactccaatgcaccataaacagtaaagggatgtctgtataatgcgtaagaataacttcccgactctgaaatctgttagccactgaaactttattttgtctcgtttctctctttctccttttggtcaagaaggctttctcaatctcatgacgCTCAGTCCCAGCTTATCACCAGGAGTCACATCCcgtattgccagggagatttatatccctgagAATCATGTTCCActtagcagggagggcagtgagttcacctgtgaagTTGGCTTAGCGAGAGGCCACAGAAGaggagcaacagaagaggttctgggtgggtgggggtggggggcacatgAGTCTAAGGTGTAGTTATGAGTAGGTTTAGTTTCTTCCTTACAGAAGTAAGTTTtgtaggggtgagccccaagatctagggttagcctattgaattggttgtccccagtgcttgcaagaagaTCAGttcctgagatgggaaagtttaatattttctcctttctcccggtcccctaaggggactttgcaaaaaatcttttttattttctgcccagattactctgagatgtattggggcatcacactaactattcaagatttcatgtaactATGGTCTTTGAATAAACTGAcagtacaagttaaattagataatacttgtcttttgttcccaacatttcattcaacagactatcctcaaggttcattcacctagttgcatgcttcacaacttaaTTCTTTCTTAGAGCCACCCAGTAGTTCATTGTATATATACCtcagttccccctttcattcctcaacTGATGTACTCTTAGGCAGCCTCCATCCATCACTAATTGGGAACACtgcagccataaacaccagtatgtaaatgtccatttctcTCCCTACACTTAGTTCCtccaagtagatacctagcaatggggtttcaggatcctatggcaaccccacccctcgcctcctgtggaaccaccacactgccctctgctTCCCTACCAGCAGTAAATCAGCACATcgctttctccacattttctctagcagttgtatctgtctgttcatttttaaacagttttattcacatgtcATAAAATCCAACAGAAGTAAAAAATCATTGATTCCTGGtttcatcacatagctatgcCTTTACCACCAGTCATCTGTATGAGAACATGTCCTTGTCTTCTTCAAGGAATTAAGGAGGATTTTAGATGGCCTTGCTGGGGGGTAGTTCCTGAAGAGCTGTACCTTAAATGGCAGCATTTCTCCAACTTACCTGAGTCCTGGGCAGAACCAGGATTCGGCCTGTTGGTCTAGTTGACAAATCTGGGGCTGTCAGGTGGGAACAAAGAGGTGGTGGGCAAGCCAGAGACAATTGAGGATGACTACAAttgagttttctttctcttgtcaaGCAAAATCAGTTTCTTGTAACAAACCTATGTTTTCTCTAAAGCGTCTATTTTATCTTGTCGTTTCTTAGGAAATAACACTATATCCAGACAAACATGGGTGCGTGCGGGACCTGTTAGAAGAATGTAAAAAGGCTGTAGAGCTTGGTGAGAAAGCATCAGGGAAACTTAGGCAAGTATTCGTTCCCTAGAGACCAAAAGGTTAAAGGTAGGAGTGGTGCAGTTCTCCCAGAATGCGCCAcatgaatggaaaataaacacaAGATTCCATGTAGTGTTTTTCCAGACTGATCTTTCAGcaaattttaagcatttttttttctctcaatgaCCTGATACCAAATAACTATATTTAAAAGGTGAGTTTTCGTTTAAAAATTGCTaggttttatttctgttgtattaAAAGAACTAGAGTAGTTCAAGAAAAGGTAcctgaaatgaattaaaaaacaatttaacaaTGATAATTGAAAGGTAGTTTCCTTATTCAAGCTTCACCAAAGTGAACAaatctaaaaatgaaaagacTGGTCATGTAGTacagaagggggaaaaagtgaaTCTGAGTCAGGAATTTAATTTCACAACATCTCTGTCTGTAAAGAGCTTGTAGTCTAGTAAGGAGAATGACGATGAAAacgaaaagttaaaaaatagtccattaatagaagaatattattcagctgtaaaaaggagtgaagttctgaaatatgctacaacatggaactTTGAAGCATTAAGCTAAGTGAAAGTGAGACAGACAAGGACAACTATTATATGATCCCATACAGTATGaatattatatgaaataactagaataagcaaatttgtagagACTAAAAGTAGAGAgatagtggttgccaggggctgggagaaggGAGAGTGACAGCTTAATGAGTTTGGATTTTGCTTTATGGGCTGACAAAAATGTTTTGGAGTTTGATAGAGGTGATGGTTGTAAGTGCTGTGAATACAGTAGAGCCCAGTGAATTGaacacttaaaaatggctaaaacgtgaaattttatttatataactaCTATAagggtttttttaaattaatttttaaaaataccagaaaacaccaaacaaacgcaaacattcttgacttttgatcattctgttctacatatgtaatcagtaattcacaatatcatcacatagttgcatattcatcatcatgatcatttcttggaacatttgcatctattcagaagaagaaataaaaagaaaacaaaaaaattcatacataccatacccttacccctccctttcattgatcactagcatttcaatctaattttACAATAAAGGtgttaacacacacacaccccttaaAAAAATACTGAGCTTCAAGTAAAAAAGCCAAGCAGAGGAGAGCTGTGATGCAAGTGTGAGGGAGCAGTAAATTGAAAGCATCGACTCTTGATTGTATTTAAGAAATCAGGTCACTTTTGATCTGTTTAGCCAGTTTTTTCTTCCAGCCAT includes:
- the USP7 gene encoding ubiquitin carboxyl-terminal hydrolase 7 isoform X3 is translated as MVMPRFYPDRPHQKSVGFFLQCNAESDSTSWSCHAQAVLKIINYRDDDKSFSRRISHLFFHKENDWGFSNFMAWNEVTDPDKGFIDDDKVTFEVFVQADAPHGVAWDSKKHTGYVGLKNQGATCYMNSLLQTLFFTNQLRKAVYMMPTEGDDSSKSVPLALQRVFYELQHSDKPVGTKKLTKSFGWETLDSFMQHDVQELCRVLLDNVENKMKGTCVEGTIPKLFRGKMVSYIQCKEVDYRSDRREDYYDIQLSIKGKKNIFESFVDYVAVEQLDGDNKYDAGEHGLQEAEKGVKFLTLPPVLHLQLMRFMYDPQTDQNIKINDRFEFPEQLPLDEFLQKTDPKDPANYILHAVLVHSGDNHGGHYVVYLNPKGDGKWCKFDDDVVSRCTKEEAIEHNYGGHDDDLSVRHCTNAYMLVYIRESKLSEVLQAVTDHDIPQQLVERLQEEKRIEAQKRKERQEAHLYMQVQIVAEDQFCGHQGNDMYDEEKVKYTVFKVLKNSSLAEFVQSLSQTMGFPQDQIRLWPMQARSNGTKRPAMLDNEADGNKTMIELSDNENPWTIFLETVDPELAASGATLPKFDKDHDVMLFLKMYDPKTRSLNYCGHIYTPISCKIRDLLPVMCDRAGFIQDTSLILYEEVKPNLTERIQDYDVSLDKALDELMDGDIIVFQKDDPENDNSELPTAKEYFRDLYHRVDVIFCDKTIPNDPGFVVTLSNRMNYFQVAKTVAQRLNTDPMLLQFFKSQGYRDGPGNPLRHNYEGTLRDLLQFFKPRQPKKLYYQQLKMKITDFENRRSFKCIWLNSQFREEEITLYPDKHGCVRDLLEECKKAVELGEKASGKLRLLEIVSYKIIGVHQEDELLECLSPATSRTFRIEEVPLDQVDIDKESEMLITVAHFHKEVFGTFGIPFLLRIHQGEHFREVMKRIQSLLDIQEKEFEKFKFAIVMMGRHQYINEDEYEVNLKDFEPQPGNMSHPRPWLGLDHFNKAPKRSRYTYLEKAIKIHN